The DNA region GTCGGGTGCATGGTGGACTCGGACCGGACCTGCCCGGAGTGCCGCGCCGGCCTCGAGCAGTTCTGCGCCGGCCAGACCCTCACCTACGGGGCGCCGGACCGGCACCTCGGCGGCGTGACCTACGGTGGCTACTCCGGCAGCGTGGTGGTGGACGAGCACTTCGTGCTGCGCGTGCCCGAGCGCCTCGACCCGGCCGCGGCCGCCCCGCTCCTGTGCGCCGGCATCACCACCTGGTCGCCGCTCCGCCACTGGGGCGTCGGGCCCGGCAAGAAGGTCGGCGTGGTCGGGCTCGGCGGCCTCGGCCACATGGGCGTGAAGTTCGCGCGCGCGCTCGGCGCGCACGTGGTCGTGTTCACGACCTCGCCGGGCAAGCGGGAGGACGCGCTCCGGCTCGGCGCGCACGAGGTGGTGCTCTCGCGCGACGCGAACGCGCTGCGCAAGCACGCCGGCAGCTTCGACTTCATCCTCGACGCGGTCGCCGCCGAGCACGACCTCAACGCGTACGTGAACCTGCTCCGCCGCGACGGCAACCTGACGCTCGTCGGCGCGCCGGAGAAGCCGCTCCCCGTGGCGGCCTTCGGCCTGCTCCTCGGCCGGCGCAGCATCTCCGGGTCGCCCATCGGCGGCATCGCCGAGACGCAGGAGATGCTCGACTTCTGCGGCGAGCACGGCATCACCGCCGACGTGGAGGTGATCCCGATGCAGAAGGTGAACGAGGCCTACGAGCGGATGCTCCGCTCGGACGTGAAGTACCGCTTCTCGATCGACATGGCCTCGCTGCAGGCGGGATGAGCCGGCGCCGGCGCCCGCGCGGCGGTAGGATCCAGCCGCCGGGGGCCGGGCCCCGCGGTGAGACGGACGGCTGGCCGCGGTCCGCGCGCCTGAGCGCCGAGTACGAGCGGATCCACGCGGCGCTCGGGGCCGACGCCTGGATCATCGGGCGCATCTCGATGGAGCCGTACGCCGGCCGGGCGCCGCTCCCGTCGCGGGGCCCCGGGCCCGCATCCCTCGCCCCGACTTCGTCGCGCGGGCGGACGCGCCCTCGTACGCCATCGCCATCGACCCCTCCGGCAAGCTCCGCTGGGAGTCGGGCGCCATCGACGAGGACCACGCCGTCACCGTCCTCACCGGACGCGTCGCGGTCAGCTCACCGTCTCGGCGCTGTAGCGCGCCAGGAGCCCGGTGCGGACCGCGTAGCGGTAGACGCGGACGAACGCCCAGCCGGCGAGCACGATGGTCCCGGCCGCCAGGAGCGCCCCCTGGCCGAGCGCCGCCCACGACACCGGGCGGCCGGCGGTGAGCGCACGCAGCTGCTCGAACACGTACGACGGCGCGAGCAGCCACGAGACGGCCTGCATCCAGCGCGGCAGCGTGGCGATCGGGTAGAACACGCCCACGAACGGCGAGAGCACCGCCGGGATGGGCCAGATCAGCCACTCGGCCGCCGGGCCCAGCCGGAGCACGATCGCGCAGCCCAGGATGCCGAGCGCGATCCCGAACAT from Anaeromyxobacter dehalogenans 2CP-C includes:
- a CDS encoding NAD(P)-dependent alcohol dehydrogenase gives rise to the protein MFHAKAYAATSPTSPLAATTIPRRDPTPRDVQIEILYCGICHSDLHTVRDEWSSLASTVYPCVPGHEIVGRVTRVGAEVTRFTAGDLVGVGCMVDSDRTCPECRAGLEQFCAGQTLTYGAPDRHLGGVTYGGYSGSVVVDEHFVLRVPERLDPAAAAPLLCAGITTWSPLRHWGVGPGKKVGVVGLGGLGHMGVKFARALGAHVVVFTTSPGKREDALRLGAHEVVLSRDANALRKHAGSFDFILDAVAAEHDLNAYVNLLRRDGNLTLVGAPEKPLPVAAFGLLLGRRSISGSPIGGIAETQEMLDFCGEHGITADVEVIPMQKVNEAYERMLRSDVKYRFSIDMASLQAG